DNA sequence from the Anaerolineales bacterium genome:
ATGCAAAACGGGCATTTTGGATCCCGGCACAACAACGCCTGCGGATCCTCCCGGATCCAGGCGGCGGCGGTGTTGAGGAGGTCCCGCAGCGGAATCCGGGTGACGGGGAAGGATCCGATCTTGGTCGACCGCATCACGCCGGCAAGTTTCGCATCGATCGCGCCAAAGCCCCGCGAACATCCGGGAAATCCCGGACACTCCACCACCCCGTCGGGAGTCAGCGCCCAGCGGATGAACTGCCGCCTTCCGGCGCGCCGCTCCGCCAGGTGCAGCGCCGCGTTGGCCGGCGGATCGGATCCCAGAACGACCACGTCCCCGCCCGCTTTCGCCAAGGCGTCGATCGGAGCGAACGGATCTTCCATCGTCTGCATTTTCAAAATGTCTTCGGCCCCCAGCCCGGCAAACGACAGAATTGGGTGATCCGAACGCGTAGCGGCTTCCATCCGGCGGAGATTTTCAGGCAGCGGGCCGAGCAGCGGGGAAACCCGGATCGAGGGCCGGTAGAAATCCGCCTCGACGCTCGCCGCGCTCGCCTCGGGATAATCCACCGCGTTGTCTTCCGGGCCCTCCGCCGGATACACCATCGTTTGGTAGGTAAACGCCGGGACGATCACCGTTTTACAGGAAGCGGCCAGCGCCGCCGTCAGCGCCGCCGCCCCGCCGCGAATGCTTTCCGGAATCTGGGTCGGACCGATCGCCATCACCCGCGATCCGCCTTCCAACCCGATCCGGCGGAACGCCAGGAGAATATCCCGATAACCGAAAGCACCCGTCCGTCTGCGCGCGGTCATGGCTCTTGCGGGAATCAGCCCGGCTTCGATCCCGGAATCGGGCCGGATCCCAACTCCAGCGAGCGCTGATGTGCGGCTTGAACCGCCCGCCGGACAACATTGCGGAATTCGTCCCGTTCGAAGGAGCGCAAGGCCGCCTCGGTGGTTCCGCCCGGCGAGGCGACCTGTTTCCGCAGTTGGGCCAGATCCGATTCCGCGCCCAA
Encoded proteins:
- a CDS encoding AAC(3) family N-acetyltransferase; translated protein: MTARRRTGAFGYRDILLAFRRIGLEGGSRVMAIGPTQIPESIRGGAAALTAALAASCKTVIVPAFTYQTMVYPAEGPEDNAVDYPEASAASVEADFYRPSIRVSPLLGPLPENLRRMEAATRSDHPILSFAGLGAEDILKMQTMEDPFAPIDALAKAGGDVVVLGSDPPANAALHLAERRAGRRQFIRWALTPDGVVECPGFPGCSRGFGAIDAKLAGVMRSTKIGSFPVTRIPLRDLLNTAAAWIREDPQALLCRDPKCPFCMSVRKAAKLRSSEGA